The Amycolatopsis solani genome segment CGCGGCGACCGGGGGCGGCGGGATCCCCGAGTACGACAAGGACATCGCGAAGGTCGACCTCGGCTGGTCGGTGGCCTTCCTGCCGAACGGCAACGCGCTGGTGACCGAGCGGGACCGGTTCGAGCTCGTGCTCGTCACGCCGTCCGGCCAGAAGACCACGCTGGGCAAGGTGCCGGGGGCGGTCGGCACCAACGGCGAAGGCGGCCTGCTCGGCCTGGCGATCTCGCCGAACTGGGCCACCGACCACGCGGTCTACCTGTACCACACGGCGTCCGGTGACAACCGGATCGTGAAGATGACCTACGACGGCACCACGCTGTCCTCGACGTCGACGCCGGTGCTGACCGGGATCGCGAAGAACCGCTACCACAACGGCGGGCGGATCAAGTTCGGCCCGGACGGCAAGCTCTACGCCACCGTCGGCGACGCGAAGAACAGCGACAACGCGCAGAACAAGAGCTCGCTCAACGGGAAGATCCTCCGGCTCAACCCGGACGGCTCGGCACCGAGCGACAACCCGTTCTACGCCACCGGCGGCAACGCCCGGTACGTCTGGAGCTACGGCCACCGCAACCCGCAGGGCCTGGCCTGGGACTCCCGCGGCCAGCTGTGGGCGGCAGAGTTCGGCGAGAGCAGCCAGGACGAGCTCAACCTGATCCAGAAGGGCGGCAACTTCGGCTGGCCCAGCTGCGAAGGCACCCAGGGCAGCTGCAGCGGCTTCATCGCCCCGAAGAAGACCTGGCCGACGTCGCAGGCCGGGCCGAGCGGGCTGGAGATCGTCAACGACTGGATCTACATCGCCGGCGTCACCGGCCAGCAGATGTTCGCCACGCAGATCAACGCGGCGGGCACGGGCATCGGCACGGTGTCCACGCTGTTCTCCGGCCGCTGGGGCCGCCTCCGCTCGGTCACGAAGACCCCGGACGGCGGGCTGTGGCTGACCTCGACCAACAACGACAAGAACGGCGGCACGCCGTCGGTGCTGGACAACGTCATCGTGCGGCTGAAGTTCCCGGGCGGCACCACCCCGGGCGCCTTCAAGCTGACGAGCTCCGCGTTCGCCGACAACGCCACCATCCCGGACAAGTACACCTGCGCCGGGGACGGCACGGCGGGCCAGGACCCGTCACCGCCGCTCGCGTGGGGTGCCGCCGAGGGCGCGAAGGGCTACGCGCTCGTGTTCGCCGACACCGCGAACAGCGGGAACAAGCTGCACTGGGCGATCTGGGACGTCCCGGCGTCGGCGACGTCGCTGCCCGAAGGCCTCGGCGCGGGGTACAGCGTGCCGGGCCAGGGCGGCGCGAAGCAGAAGGCGATGGGCAGCGGGGCGAACGCCCAGAAGTACTTCGGCCCCTGCCCGGGCGGGTCCAGCCACCCGTACGCGTTCAGCCTCTACGCCCTGAACACCGCGACGGTCCCGGGCCTGTCGTCGTCCTCGACGATGGCCCAGATCGAAACGGCGATCAAGGGCGCGTCGACGGCGACCGTGGTGCTGCGCGGCAAGTCCAGCGCGGCCGCCTAAAGGCCGCGGCAGGGGTGACCGGAGCGGCGCCGGTCACCCCTGCCGCGCTTCACCCCTGTTCAGCGACGCTGCGCAGGTGTGCGTCGACGTCGAAGCCGTGTTCCTCCAGCCGCCGCCGGGCGAGCAGGAGCTCGTCGGAGGTGAACAGCTCCGAGTACTCCGCGCGGAGCATCGTCGCCTCCGAGCTGCGGCCGAGCTGGTTCTTCTCCCAGAGCACGGTGAACCCGCCGGCGGTGCCGGCGCCGCGCAGCAGCAGGCGGGCCGCTTCGACGCCGCCGTGCTCGCGCACCATCCGCTCGAACTGGGCCGGCCGGTAGCCGTAATCCTTGGCCAGGACCCGGCAGCCGTCGAGCAGGTCCTCGGTGAACCGCGCGGCGAGGCGGGGATCGGCCGGGACGGGAGTGGCGGGTTCGGGCATCGGGCACCTCTCGTCGGGACGGCTTCCCTGATTAATCGCGAACGGCACCCGTTTCGCTACGCCGTTCGGGAAGACAATCTGCGAACACCACTCTCCGTGCCGAAAAGAACGGACAAAAGAGGCAAACGGGGGATTGTCGGTGCGTCCTGTCATGCTGACCGGCATGCGAACCGTGGTCCACGGCGACGTCCATGTCCACTATGGACAGATCTACGTCCACAGCGCGGGCGGGGAGCCGTTCGAAGGCGATCTTCACGCGTGCTTCGCCGGGCAGCGCAACGGGCTGTGCGGCGCCGCCGTGGCGGGCACGTTGTTCCTGCTCACCGGCCGGCACACCGGCGAGGTCGAGTTCACCGCCGAGGTGCACGAGACCGCGCCGCCCGACGCCGGCGGGGAGGACGTCGTCGAGGCGTCGTTCCGCGCGGCGGGCCCGGCGAGGCTCGTGACCTGGGCCGGCGAGGAGTGGTGGGACCTGGAGCTGCCGCCCGGCGACTACCGCGTCCGCTACAGCGCGACGGGCATGGACGACGGCGACGGCCCCGAGAGCTCCCTGCTGCAGTTCTGGCCCGCGCCACCGGCTCCCGACGCGGTCGTCCGGCAAACCAGCGCGGCCGCCGCGTACTGGCACGGATTCGCGCGCAAGCTGCCGGCCGTCACCAGCCGAACAAACCGCCCATGATGCGGGCGCAGCGCACCGTCATCGCCGGTGCGTCCTCGTCCGGGCGGTCGATCCACCAGCTGATCAGCGAGTCGACCACACCGGTCCAGACCTGCGCGATGGCTTCGATGTCGTCCGGGTCGACCAGGCCGCGCGAAGTCATCAGCTCCGTCGCGCCCAGCAGCGCGAAGGCGTCCAGGCGGCGCCGGTAGTCCGCGGCCGCGGCGGCGATGTCGCCGGTCGACGGCACCGTCGCGTCGCGCAGCAGGCGCCACGCGTACCGGTCGTGGTCGAACGTCGCGAAGATCGCGGACAGCACCTTCAGCGGCATCTTCTCGGGCTCGCCGCCGCCCGCCATGGTCGTCGCGACACCCTCGGTGAGCCGGTCGCCCGCGCGGTGCAGACAGGCCAGGTAGAGCCCGTCCTTCGAGCCGAAGTACTGGTACAGCAACGGCTTCGTGACCCCGACGCGGCGCGCGATCTCGACCATCGACGCGCCCGCGTACCCGGCCCGGCCGAACTCCTCGGTGCCGGCCACGACGAGCTGGGCCTCCCGCTCCTCGCGGGGCATCCCCTTGGTCCCGACCGCCCTTGACTCCGTCACGCGGGAGAGCCTACCGTGCGTAAAGTGACTCTTGGGTAAGTTACCGTCAGGTCAGATAGAGGAGGCGACGTGGCCGAGTTCCTGGCGCACCTGCGCGACCCCGTGCTGTTCGCGACCCCGGTGTTCCTGCTGTTCGTGGCGATCGAGGTCGTCGCGGTGCACGTGCTGGGCCACGACGACAACGTCATCGGCTACAGCGCGGCCGACACCCGCACGAGCATGCTGATGGGCACCGTCGCGGTCGGGGTCAACGCGCTGTTCCGGCTGGTGATGCTCTTCGTCTTCGCCGCGCTGTTCGAGCTGGCGCCGGTCAAGCTCGACCCGCGCGACTGGTGGACGTGGGTGCTCATGCTGCTCGGCCAGGAACTGGTCTTCTACGCCTACCACCGGGCCAGCCACCGCGTGCGGCTGCTGTGGGCCGGGCACCAGGTGCACCACTCCAGCGAGCACTACAACTTCTCGACCGCGCTGCGCCAGAAGTGGACCCCGTACTTCCAGCTGCCGTTCTGGTCGGTGCTGGCGCTGTGCGGGATCCCGCCGTGGATGATCCTGACCGGCCTGTCGATCGACCTCGTCTACCAGTTCTTCGTGCACACGGAGAAGGTCGGCAAGCTGCCGCGCTGGTTCGAGTACGTCTTCAACACCCCGTCGCACCACCGCGTCCACCACGGCAGCGACGCCGAGTACCTCGACGCCAACTACGGCGGCATCCTGATCATCTGGGACCGGCTGTTTTCGAGCTTCGTGCCCGAGGGCAAGCGGCCGACGTACGGGCTGACGAAGAACATCGAGACGTACAACCTGATCAAGGTCGGCTTCCACGAGTACGGCTCGATCCTGCGCGACCTGCGCGGCGCGCGGACCTGGCGCGAGCGCGCGGGCTACGTGTTCGGGCCGCCCGGCTGGCAGCCCGAACACGCGCTCGTCTGAGGGCTACGCCGTGTGCCGCAGCGCCAGGCTGTTCAGCGGCGGGCGCTGCGGCGACGTCAGGTCGGTCAGCACCAGCTCACGCTCGACACCGCTGTCCGACGCGCCCCGCTGGAACTGGGCGAGCGTGGTCGCCGGCGGGACGGCCGTGATGAGCCGGTCGTAGCGCTGCAGGCGGTCGAAGAGCGTCTGCATGATCTGCCCGGCCATCCGGCCCAGCGCCTGCGTGCTCTGGTGCCGGTGGACGCGGTGGCCGAGGTCGACCTGGGCGAGCGCGTCGAGGCCGCGCAGTTCCAGCAGGTCGATGAGGTGCCCGATCTCGACCCCGTAGTTGGCGACGAACGGGATGCTCTCCAGCACCTCGCGGCGGCCCGCGTACTCGCCGGCGAGGGGCTGGACGAAGCCGGACAGCTCCGGCCAGAACATGTTGAGCAGCGGCCGCGCGACGAGCTCGGTGACGCGGCCGCCGCCGTCGGCTTCGGCGCCGAGCGGGCGGTGGTAGAAGCCCTTGACGTAGGCCACGGACGGGTCGGTCAGCAGCGGGCCGAGCAGCCCGGTGACGTAGTCCGTGGTGAAGTCGTGGAGGTCGCCGTCGACGAAGACGACGAGGTCGCCGCTGGTCGCCGCGACCCCCTTCCACAGCGCCTCCCCCTTGCCGGCCAGCCCGTCGAGGCCGGGGAAGACGGCGTCCTGCGCGACGACGTCCGCCCCCGCGGCGGCGGCCACCTCGGCGGTGGCGTCGGTGGAGTGGCTGTCGACGACGAGGATCTCGTCGACGAGCAGGCCGTGCAGCTCCTCGCGGATGGCCCCGACGATCGCGCCGACGGTGGCTTCCTCGTTCCGCGCCGGGATGACGACGGAGACGGTGGTGCCGCGCTTGGCCGCGACGAGGTCCTCGACGGTCCGGTCCTCGGCCTTGCTGCTGCGCCGGGCGAGCCAGGTACCGACCTCGGGCGACACCTGCAGGCGTGCGTTGCGCATGCTTTCCCCTTCCCTCGATCACTTCCGAGGTTCAAGGTGCCTCGTTTCGGGCACGCCTCCCCGGCGCTACCGCGGTGTTACGAGATCGCGGTTCCCGTTAACGCGGACGATTCCGCCGCCGAGGGGTTTCTCATGACAGCCGCGCGCGGCGGCCGGGCTGCTGGTGGTCGCCGGCGAGCCACCGGTCGGCGTAGCCGGTGCGGCCGTGGGCGTCGACGTGGCGGACCTGCACGGCGCTCGGCGAGCTAAAAGCCGCGTACGCGCCCGGCGGGCTGCTCAGGACCCGCCGCCCCGAGCGCACCCAATGTGGCGTTCGGTGCGTCTGACGCACCGAACGCCACATTGGGGCGCTTGAAGCGGGGGTCAGGCGTCTTCTTCCTCCAGCATCTCCGGCGTCACCGCGGACTCGGTGTCCGGGATGCTCAGGTCCTTCGCCCGCTTGTCCGCCATCGCCAGCAGCCGGCGGATGCGGCCGGCGACCGCGTCCTTCGTCATCTGCGGGTCGGACAGCTGGCCGAGCTCCTCCAGCGACGCCTGCCGGTTCGACAGGCGCAGCTTGCCCGCCGCCAGGAGGTGGTCCGGGGCCGTTTCGCCGAGGATCTCCAGCGCGCGCTCCACCCTGGCCGCCGCCGCGACGGCCGCGCGGGCCGAGCGGCGGAGGTTCGCGTCGTCGAAGTTGGCCAGGCGGTTCGCCGTCGCGCGGACTTCGCGGCGCATCCGGCGCTCTTCCCACTGCAGGACGCTCGTGTGCGCGCCCAGGCGGGTCAGCAGCGCGCCGATCGCGTCGCCATCGCGGACCACCACCCGGTCCGCGCCGCGGACCTCGCGCGACTTCGCCTGGATGCCCATCCGGCGGGCCGCGCCGACCAGGGCCAGTGCCGCCTCCGGGCCCGGGCACGTGACCTCGAGCGACGACGAGCGGCCCGGTTCCGTCAGCGAACCGTGCGCGAGGAACGCGCCCCGCCACGCCGCTTCCGCGTCCGCCACGCCGCCGGACACCACGGCCGCGGGCAGCCCGCGCACCGGGCGGCCGCGCTGGTCGATCAGCCCGGTCTGGCGGGCCAGGCCTTCGCCGTCCTTCACCACGCGCACGACGTACCGGGTGCCCTTGCGCAGCCCGCCGCTGGCGGTGATGACGTGGACGTCCGAATGGTGCCCGTACAGCTCGTGGATCTCCTTGCGCAGCCGTCGCGCGACCGAACCCGTGTCCAGCTCCGCTTCGACGACCACCCGGCCGGCCACGATGTGCAGCCCGCCGGCGAAGCGAAGCAGCGACGCGACCTCCGCCCGGCGCGGCCCGATCTTCGTGATCTCCAGCCGGCTCAGTTCGTCCTTGACCGCGGCGGTCATCGCCATTGCTGCCCCTCCCTGCCTTTCGCTCCTCCCCCGTGCTCCCCGTCCCTGCCGAGACCGAGAGCCTCCCGCATGCACCGCGCGAGCGCATCAGGATCATGCCGTCCCGCCACTTCCGGGTCGCCCACCGCCCCCAGGTGGGCCCGCGCGCCCAGCCGGGCGGCGGCGCGCCGGAGATTCGCCGGGTCGGGCACGGAATCGCGGTCCGCGATCACCGCGTCGACCCGCAGCAGGGGCGCGTGCTCGGACAGGACGTCCAGGTGCCGCTCGGGAGAGAATCCCGCGGTTTCCCCCGGCTGGGGGACAAGGTTGAGGACGATCGCCTTCGTGGCGGTCGTGCGCACCAGCGCGTCGTGCAGCCCCGGCACGAGCAGGTGCGGTAAAACGCTCGTGAACCACGAGCCGGGTCCGAGGAACACGACGTCGGCGGCCAGCACCGCCTCGACCGCTTCCTCGCAAGCCACCGGCGGCCGCGCGGAGGCGCCCGGGGAGCGCAGGCTGACCCGCCGCACCTGCCCCGGGGTCGAGGCCACCGCGACCTGGCCGCGGATCCGGCGCAGCGCCGACGGGTCCTCGCTGTCGAGGCCACTGACCTCGCCCTCGATCTCCAGCGGCTCGGGCGACATCGGCAGCACCCGGCCCGAGACGCCCATCAGGCGGCAGGCTTCGTCGAGCGCCGCGACCGGGTCGCCGAGCACCTCGAACAGCCCGGCGAGCAGCAGGTTCCCCACCGCGTGCCCGGCCAGTGCGCCGTCGCCGCCGAAGCGGTGCTGGAAGACTTCGGCCCACAGCGTGCCCCCGTCCTCCGCGGCGAAGGCCGCGAAGGCCTGCCGGAGGTCGCCCGGGGGCAGCAGCCCGAGTTCGCGCCGCAGCCGGCCGGACGATCCGCCGTCGTCGGCCACGGTCACGATCGCGGTGACGTCGGGGGTCACCCGCCGCACCGCGGACAACGTGGCGTGCAGCCCGTGGCCGCCCCCGAGGGCGACCGCGCGCACGTTATTCACGACCAAGGTCGCGGTGCACCACCTTCACGGCCATTCCGTCCTCTTTGGACAGACGCTGGGCGAGCTCGACGGACAGCGCCACGCTGCGGTGCTTGCCGCCGGTGCAGCCGACGGCCAGCGTCAGGTACCGCTTGCCCTCGCGCTTGTAGCCGGCGCCGATCAGCCGCAGCAGCTGGTGGTAGCGGTCGAGGAACTCCTCGGCGCCCTCCTGCGAGAGGACGTAGTTGCGGACCTCGCCGTCGAGGCCCGTGTGTTCGCGCAGCTCCGGGATCCAGAACGGGTTCGGCAGGAACCGGACGTCCATCACCAGGTCGGCGTCCATCGGCAGGCCGTACTTGTAGCCGAAGGACAGCACGGTGACCCGGGTCTGGGTGCTCGCCTCGGAGCCGAACGCGTCTTCGATCTTGGCGCGCAGGTCGTGCACCGACAGCGACGACGTGTCGAGCACCAGGTCGGCCTCTTCGCGCAGCGGCTCCAGCAGCGTCCGCTCCGCCGTGATGCCGTCGGCGAGCCGGCCGTCACCCTGCATCGGGTGGCCGCGGCGGACGGCCTCGAAGCGCCGGACCAGCACCGCGTCGGTCGCCTCCAGGAACAGCACGCGCGGCTTGTAGCCCCGGGCGTCCAGGTCCTTGATGACCGAGGCGAGGTCGTCGGTGAACGCGCGCGAGCGCACGTCCATCACGACGGCCACCTTCGTGATCGCGCCGCGCGCCTGCGCGCCCAGCTCGACCATGGTCGCGATCAGCTCCGGGGGCAGGTTGTCGACGACGAACCAGCCCAGGTCCTCCAGGCACTTGGCCGCCGTGCTGCGGCCCGCCCCGGACAGCCCGGACACGACCGCGACCTCCATGCCGGACCCGCGGATTTCTTCTTGCGCACTCACTGTGTTCCCTACTCCCCTGCTTGTGTGCCGTTGCTCGCGCCGGACTCCCCGGCCAGCGCGGCGACCACGGCCTCCGCGGTGCGCCTGCCGAAGCCGGGCACCGCCTCGATCTCTTCGATCCGGGCCTGCTTGAGCTTCTTCACCGAGCCGAAGTGCTTGATCAGGGCGGTGCGCCGAGCCTGCCCCAGCCCGGGCACACTGTCCAATTCGGACGTCTGCAGCCGCTTGGAGCGCTTCTCGCGGTGGTAGGCGATGGCGAACCGGTGGGCCTCGTCGCGCAGCCGCTGGAGCAGGTACAGCCCTTCCGACGTCCGCGGCAGGATCACCGGGTCGGGGTCCGCCGGCAGCCACACCTCTTCGAGCCGCTTCGCCAGCCCCACCACGGCGATGTCGGTGATGCCCAGCTCGGCCAGCACGTCCGCGGCCGCGGTGGCCTGCGGGCCCGCGCCGTCGACGACCAGCAGGTTCGGCGGGTAGGCGAACTTCTTGGGCCGCCCGGTCTCCGGGTCGAGGCCCGGCGTGCTCGACTCCTCCGCGGTTTCCTTCAGGTAGCGGTGGAAGCGCCTTCGCACGACTTCGGCGATCGACGCGACATCGCCCTCTTCGGCCGCCTCGCGCAGCGCGAAGCGCCGGTACTCGGACTTGCGCGCGAGCCCGTCCTCGAACACGACGAGCGAGGCCACGACGTCGCTGCCCTGGATGTGGCTGATGTCGATGCACTCGATGCGCAGCGGCGCGGTGTCGAGGGCCAGGAACTCCTGCAGCTCGGTGAGCGCCGCCGAGCGCGCCGTGAGGTCTCCGGCGCGACGCAGCTTGTGCTGGGTGAACGCCTCCCCCGCGTTGCGCTGCACCGTCTCGGCCAGCGCCTTCTTGTCGCCGCGCTGGGGCACCCGCAGCTGCACCCGCGAGCCGCGCAGGCCGCTCAGCCACTCCGCGACCGCGTCGGCGTCCGCGGGCAGCTCCGGGACCAGCACCTCGCGTGGGACGACCGGGCCCGCGTCGACGTCGTCGCGGGCGTCCAGGTCGGCCTGGTCGCCGTAGAACTGGGTGAGGAAGTGGTCGACCAGCGCCGGGACGTCCATCTCCTCAGCCTTGTCGATCACCCAGCCGCGCTGGCCGCGGACCCGGCCACCGCGCACGTGGAAGACCTGGACCGCGGCTTCGAGGTCGTCGTGCGCGAACGCCACGACGTCGGCGTCCGTGCCGTCGCCGAGCACGACGGCCTGCTTCTCCATGGCGCGGCGCAGCGCGCCCAGGTCGTCGCGCAGGCGGGCGGCACGCTCGAACTCGAGCTCCTCGGAGGCCTTGGCCATCTCGGTTTCGAGCCGCTTGATCATGACGTCGGTCTTGCCCGCGAGGAAGTCGCAGAAGTCCTCGACGATGTCGCGGTGTTCTTCGGCCGAGACGCGCCCGACGCACGGCGCCGAGCACTTGTCGATGTAGCCGAGCAGGCAGGGACGGCCGATCTGGCCGTGCCGCCGGAACACCCCGGCCGAGCAGGTGCGCGCCGGGAACACGCGCAGCAGCAGGTCGAGCGTCTCGCGGATGGCCCACGCGTGCGCGTACGGCCCGAAGTACCGGACGCCCTTCTTGCGGGCGCCGCGGTAGACGTGCAGGCGGGGGAACTCCTCGTTCAGCGTCACCGCGAGCATCGGGTAGCTCTTGTCGTCGCGGTAGCGGACGTTGAACCGGGGGTCGAACTCCTTGATCCAGTTGTACTCGAGCTGGAGCGCCTCGACCTCGGTGGTGACCACGGTCCACTCGACGCTCGCGGCCGTGGTGACCATCTGGCGCGTGCGCGGGTGCAGGCCGGCGAGGTCGGCGAAGTAGGAGTTCAGCCTGCTGCGGAGGCTTTTCGCCTTGCCGACGTAGATGACCCGCTTGGTCGCGTCGCGGAACTTGTACACGCCAGGGGCATCCGGGATGCTCCCCGGCGAGGGACGGTAGGTGGTCGGGTCAGCCACGACGTCAAGAGTATGGGTCGGCACCGACAGTTTTCGCACGCCCCCGAGCGCCCCGCCGGAAGTAGGGTGTTAGTCCGCTTCCGACTTCAGTAGGTGTCCCCCTGGGTGACGCGGTGGTTACTTTCCGACCGGCCGATCCGGCCCCCGTCCGAAAGGATCCCCACCGTGAGCTCTCTCCGTGTTTTGGGCGCCGCCGCCGCGGCCGCCGTCGCGCTGACCCTCGCGGGTGGCGCCGTGGCTTCCGCCGGCGTCCAGCCGAACATCGTCGGCGGCACGACCGCCCCCACCGTGTCGTGGGGCGCGCAGGTGTACGTCAACACCCCCGGCCGCGACTTCCAGGGCTTCAACTGCTCCGGCACGGTCATCGCCGCGCGCTGGGTCATGACGGCGGTGCACTGCCTCGACCAGGACGGCTCGGGCATGCACGTCAAGGTCGGCAGCAACACGCTGTTCTCGGGCACGCAGATCGCGGTCGACGGCAAGTACGAGTCCCCGAACGGCGACATCGCCCTGCTGCACCTCGCCTCGGCGACGAGCGCGGCGCCGATCCCGCTGGGCAGCGCGGACCCGTCGACGGGCAGCACCAACCAGCTCTACGGCTGGGGCCGCACCACCCCGACCGGCCCGCCGGCGTCCGCGCTGAAGACGGCGAACGTCCAGGTGACCGGCCGCTCGTCGGACGCCTACGGCGGCCGCGCGATCCAGAGCGTCGGCATCAACGGCTCGGCCTGGAAGGGCGACTCGGGCGGACCCCAGGTGTCCGGTGGCGTGCAGGTCGGCGTCGCGTCGACGGTCCAGAACCAGAGCGGGAGCAACACCCGCGGCACCAACAACTACGCGAGCGTGGCCTCGAGCCGGTCCTGGATCCGGACGACCGCGGGCGTGTGAGTCCCCGGGGCGGCGCGTTCTCGCGCCGCCCCGGTTTTGTCGGTGCCGTGTGGGATGCTCGCGGGCATGCGGATCGCCACGTGGAACGTGAACTCCATCGTCCCCCGCCTGCCGCGCGTGCTGGAGTTCCTGGAGCGGACGGCCCCCGACGTGCTGTGCCTGCAGGAGCTGAAGAACACCACCGAGAAGTTCCCTTTCGCCGAGGTGGAGGCGCTCGGGTACGAGGTGGCGGCGTACGGGCTCGGGCGTTGGAACGGCGTCGCCGTCGTGTCCCGGGTAGGGCTGGCCGACGTGGTCCGCGGGTTGCCTGGCGAGCCTTCTTTCGAAGGGGCCGCCGAGGCGCGTGCGGTCGGCGCCACGTGCGGCGGCGTGCGGGTGTGGTCGGTGTACGTGCCGAACGGGCGCGAGCCGGACAACCCGCACTACGCGTACAAGCTGGAGTGGCTGGAGTCGTTGCGGTCCCTGGTGTCCGCGGAGATTTCGTCGGGCCCGTTCGCGGTGCTCGGCGACTTCAACGTGGCCCCGACCGACGCGGACGTGTGGGACATCGCGCTGTTCGCGGAGTCGACGCACGTGACTCCCGCCGAACGCGAGGCCTTGGCCCGGCTGCGGAAACTGGGGTTGTCGGATGTGTTCCCGCGGCCGTTGAAGTACGACCACCCCTTCACGTACTGGGACTACCGGGCGGGGAACTTCCCGAACAACAAGGGCATGCGGATCGACCTGGTGTACGGCAACGAGGCTTTCACGTCGGCGGTGACGGATTCCTATGTGGACCGGAACATGCGGAAGGGGAAGGGCCCTTCGGACCACGCGCCGATCGTGGTGGACCTGGACCTCTGAGGCCGGCGTAACAGGCGGGGCCACGCCGCCGACTTGGGGCTCATGCGCTTCGCGGTGTTCGTTTCCGCCTTCGCCCTGCTGACCTCGGCCGGGTGCGGCGCCGTCGTCGCCGGACAAGCGGTGCCCGCCCCGGTGGCACCGTCGTCCGCCGCGCCGGTCAGCGGTCCCGAGTCGGCGGGGTTCCGCAAGGTCGTGGCCGGCGCTTCGCGGGTCGGCGGTGCGGGAACCGGCGCACCGCTCTCGCAGGCCGAGCGGCAAAGCTGGGACCCGGCCCAGCAGACCGCCGCCGTGCGGGCGATCGACTGCGCGCCCGGCAGTTCCGACCCGCTCGCGGGGCACGACGACCGTTCTTTGCCGC includes the following:
- a CDS encoding PQQ-dependent sugar dehydrogenase encodes the protein MAPRPPWRVVLAGTAAAALGLTALSPVSAFAADTDYESESAVISQGAVESNHAGYSGTGFVNFDNVAGSYVEYSVNAAQAGTHTLTFRYANGTADNRPVKLTVDGGDKGTVDFPGTGAWTTWKTATATVQLTAGVNKVRTTATTANGGPNADKLTDTFTAPSDSVPPSPPSDLKASNVLPTAATFSWTAATDNVGVVRYEINRGGNILKTVDGNTTTATVDNLTPNTAYDISVGAFDAAGNPSQQSNVVTFTTPPSDDTTPPSVPGNLRSTGVTANSVSLAWNAATDNSGTIAGYDVFQGTAKVATTTSLGTTITGLTPSTSYTFTVKARDPDGNSSAASNAVTAKTAATGGGGIPEYDKDIAKVDLGWSVAFLPNGNALVTERDRFELVLVTPSGQKTTLGKVPGAVGTNGEGGLLGLAISPNWATDHAVYLYHTASGDNRIVKMTYDGTTLSSTSTPVLTGIAKNRYHNGGRIKFGPDGKLYATVGDAKNSDNAQNKSSLNGKILRLNPDGSAPSDNPFYATGGNARYVWSYGHRNPQGLAWDSRGQLWAAEFGESSQDELNLIQKGGNFGWPSCEGTQGSCSGFIAPKKTWPTSQAGPSGLEIVNDWIYIAGVTGQQMFATQINAAGTGIGTVSTLFSGRWGRLRSVTKTPDGGLWLTSTNNDKNGGTPSVLDNVIVRLKFPGGTTPGAFKLTSSAFADNATIPDKYTCAGDGTAGQDPSPPLAWGAAEGAKGYALVFADTANSGNKLHWAIWDVPASATSLPEGLGAGYSVPGQGGAKQKAMGSGANAQKYFGPCPGGSSHPYAFSLYALNTATVPGLSSSSTMAQIETAIKGASTATVVLRGKSSAAA
- a CDS encoding TetR/AcrR family transcriptional regulator; this translates as MTESRAVGTKGMPREEREAQLVVAGTEEFGRAGYAGASMVEIARRVGVTKPLLYQYFGSKDGLYLACLHRAGDRLTEGVATTMAGGGEPEKMPLKVLSAIFATFDHDRYAWRLLRDATVPSTGDIAAAAADYRRRLDAFALLGATELMTSRGLVDPDDIEAIAQVWTGVVDSLISWWIDRPDEDAPAMTVRCARIMGGLFGW
- a CDS encoding sterol desaturase family protein, whose protein sequence is MAEFLAHLRDPVLFATPVFLLFVAIEVVAVHVLGHDDNVIGYSAADTRTSMLMGTVAVGVNALFRLVMLFVFAALFELAPVKLDPRDWWTWVLMLLGQELVFYAYHRASHRVRLLWAGHQVHHSSEHYNFSTALRQKWTPYFQLPFWSVLALCGIPPWMILTGLSIDLVYQFFVHTEKVGKLPRWFEYVFNTPSHHRVHHGSDAEYLDANYGGILIIWDRLFSSFVPEGKRPTYGLTKNIETYNLIKVGFHEYGSILRDLRGARTWRERAGYVFGPPGWQPEHALV
- a CDS encoding glucosyl-3-phosphoglycerate synthase, which codes for MRNARLQVSPEVGTWLARRSSKAEDRTVEDLVAAKRGTTVSVVIPARNEEATVGAIVGAIREELHGLLVDEILVVDSHSTDATAEVAAAAGADVVAQDAVFPGLDGLAGKGEALWKGVAATSGDLVVFVDGDLHDFTTDYVTGLLGPLLTDPSVAYVKGFYHRPLGAEADGGGRVTELVARPLLNMFWPELSGFVQPLAGEYAGRREVLESIPFVANYGVEIGHLIDLLELRGLDALAQVDLGHRVHRHQSTQALGRMAGQIMQTLFDRLQRYDRLITAVPPATTLAQFQRGASDSGVERELVLTDLTSPQRPPLNSLALRHTA
- the whiA gene encoding DNA-binding protein WhiA gives rise to the protein MAMTAAVKDELSRLEITKIGPRRAEVASLLRFAGGLHIVAGRVVVEAELDTGSVARRLRKEIHELYGHHSDVHVITASGGLRKGTRYVVRVVKDGEGLARQTGLIDQRGRPVRGLPAAVVSGGVADAEAAWRGAFLAHGSLTEPGRSSSLEVTCPGPEAALALVGAARRMGIQAKSREVRGADRVVVRDGDAIGALLTRLGAHTSVLQWEERRMRREVRATANRLANFDDANLRRSARAAVAAAARVERALEILGETAPDHLLAAGKLRLSNRQASLEELGQLSDPQMTKDAVAGRIRRLLAMADKRAKDLSIPDTESAVTPEMLEEEDA
- a CDS encoding gluconeogenesis factor YvcK family protein; translation: MRAVALGGGHGLHATLSAVRRVTPDVTAIVTVADDGGSSGRLRRELGLLPPGDLRQAFAAFAAEDGGTLWAEVFQHRFGGDGALAGHAVGNLLLAGLFEVLGDPVAALDEACRLMGVSGRVLPMSPEPLEIEGEVSGLDSEDPSALRRIRGQVAVASTPGQVRRVSLRSPGASARPPVACEEAVEAVLAADVVFLGPGSWFTSVLPHLLVPGLHDALVRTTATKAIVLNLVPQPGETAGFSPERHLDVLSEHAPLLRVDAVIADRDSVPDPANLRRAAARLGARAHLGAVGDPEVAGRHDPDALARCMREALGLGRDGEHGGGAKGREGQQWR
- the rapZ gene encoding RNase adapter RapZ, whose amino-acid sequence is MEVAVVSGLSGAGRSTAAKCLEDLGWFVVDNLPPELIATMVELGAQARGAITKVAVVMDVRSRAFTDDLASVIKDLDARGYKPRVLFLEATDAVLVRRFEAVRRGHPMQGDGRLADGITAERTLLEPLREEADLVLDTSSLSVHDLRAKIEDAFGSEASTQTRVTVLSFGYKYGLPMDADLVMDVRFLPNPFWIPELREHTGLDGEVRNYVLSQEGAEEFLDRYHQLLRLIGAGYKREGKRYLTLAVGCTGGKHRSVALSVELAQRLSKEDGMAVKVVHRDLGRE